A stretch of Kryptolebias marmoratus isolate JLee-2015 linkage group LG24, ASM164957v2, whole genome shotgun sequence DNA encodes these proteins:
- the LOC108238434 gene encoding glypican-1-like, with the protein MRLPVLLCAAVCLCAVPGPGSGAERSCADLRQFYTGKGFTLTGVPQTEISGEHLRMCPQGPTCCTSTMEENLAGLSTQETEGLIREAGRSLQAVFNALHRSFDTYFTELHSHSERSLQEVLSPLGPLYSQNTRLFGDLYTDLRQYYRGSALNLGESFSDFWSRLLERTFKASALTDVNLSEDYLECVAKQQETLRPFGDIPRDMKGKVSRSFVTARSFVQGLLVSTDVVRKVSQVSLGQECMRALMKLVYCPHCHGLASVKPCSNYCSNVMKGCLANQADLDPVWQELIDTMITVASSFSAEPSLDVVLSSIPARIYEAVHYLQENMDTFTAKVYQTCGTPGETGTGSPAPHERKRKSGSLTALEYKPSPTAGVRLEMQVSDLSSKLREMRQYWVQLPVALCSKLAAGGNSQDKCWNGMSKARYLPEVMGDGLANQINNPEVELDITKPDMTIRQQIMQLKIMSNKLKNALDGNDVDFQDASDDISGSGSGMCVGGQCPRGRPGLYAYTPDISPAGGATSSQSSVCNLLLLLLPLTILLLQR; encoded by the exons GTGAGCATCTGAGGATGTGTCCTCAGGGTCCGACCTGCTGTACCAGCACCATGGAGGAAAACCTGGCTGGTTTGAGCACCCAGGAAACAGAGGGGCTGATCAGAGAGGCCGGCAGGTCCCTGCAGGCTGTTTTCAACGCTCTCCACAGGAGCTTTGACA CCTACTTCACGGAGCTCCACAGTCATTCCGAGCGCTCCCTGCAGGAGGTGCTGTCTCCGCTCGGCCCCCTGTACTCTCAGAACACTCGTCTGTTTGGGGACCTCTACACCGACCTGCGCCAGTACTACCGGGGCTCTGCTCTCAACCTGGGCGAGAGCTTCTCTGACTTCTGGTCCCGCCTCTTGGAGCGAACATTTAAAGCATCCGCCCTCACAGAT GTCAATCTATCAGAGGATTACCTTGAATGTGTTGCTAAGCAACAGGAGACGCTACGGCCATTTGGAGACATCCCTCGGGACATGAAAGGGAAGGTGTCCCGGTCTTTTGTCACTGCCAGGTCGTTTGTCCAGGGCCTCTTAGTCAGCACTGATGTGGTCAGGAAGGTCTCACAG GTGTCTTTGGGTCAGGAGTGTATGAGAGCCCTGATGAAGCTGGTTTACTGCCCCCACTGTCACGGCTTGGCCTCCGTCAAACCCTGCTCCAACTACTGCTCCAACGTGATGAAGGGCTGCCTGGCCAACCAAGCTGACCTGGATCCAGTGTGGCAAGAGCTTATAG ATACAATGATCACGGTGGCGTCCAGTTTCAGTGCAGAACCCAGTCTTGACGTGGTTCTGTCTTCCATCCCCGCTCGTATCTACGAGGCCGTGCACTACCTGCAGGAAAACATGGACACGTTTACAGCTAAG GTGTATCAGACATGTGGAACGCCCGGtgaaacaggaacaggaagtccCGCCCCCCATGAGCGGAAGAGGAAAAGTGGCTCCCTGACCGCATTAGAATACAAACCTTCTCCTACAGCCGGAGTCAGACTGGAAATGCAG GTGTCAGATCTTTCCAGTAAGTTGAGGGAGATGCGTCAGTACTGGGTCCAGCTTCCTGTGGCGCTTTGCAGCAAACTGGCAGCAGGAGGCAACAGTCAGGATAAATGCTGGAATGGCATGTCAAAAGCCAG ATACCTTCCAGAGGTGATGGGGGATGGTTTGGCCAATCAAATCAACAATCCAGAAGTTGAGCTGGACATCACAAAGCCAGACATGACCATCCGGCAGCAGATCATGCAACTCAAAATAATGAGCAACAAGCTGAAAAATGCGCTGGATGGCAATGATGTGGACTTCCAGGATGCAA GTGATGACATCAGCGGCTCAGGAAGTGGGATGTGCGTTGGTGGTCAGTGTCCTCGGGGCAGACCTGGATTGTACGCCTACACACCAGACATCAGCCCAGCTGGAGGTGCGACCTCGTCTCAAAGCAGCGTCTGTAATCtcctactgctgctgctgccgttaACCATCCTGCTGCTTCAGCGATGA